One genomic segment of Erythrolamprus reginae isolate rEryReg1 chromosome 2, rEryReg1.hap1, whole genome shotgun sequence includes these proteins:
- the LOC139160105 gene encoding E3 ubiquitin-protein ligase TRIM39-like — MASEAPLQDLAEETTCSICLEYFQDPVLIPECGHNFCRGCLTRSWGTSESEASCPQCRQTFAPRSVLPNRQLARVAEVAKRCGDPWGEEGRSFCSKHREPLKLFCKDDETLICLVCLLSKEHKGHSAIPAEEAFPEYQINAEDCLKVQKEQKEKISTYKRDTEQTVQEMLDMMKEVKKNVMAEFRELQLLLEAQEKLLLTRMEETEKDLMARKEKGLAEHMEELGSLDDLIQEIEEKLQQPASKLLQDIGSILKKYQDKKTYENPVDLFLEPKRAIWDYNDVPALLKRANKKLRDTLESVLQLQEENVTLDPCAVDPNSLQISGDQKSIVGFLIGTAIYSPCYTYIQRYEYNPYVLGCQTFSTGRHFWEVIVGDGTEWGVGVAKKPENITNDYRPTSCWKIGEWEGKYMAKSPSEWSDLVLTERPTRIRVSLNCEEGKLNFFDSRTLTQLHTFSDPSLVGETLWPCFYFTINSRMTLP; from the exons ATGGCGTCCGAGGCGCCCTTGCAGGATTTGGCGGAGGAAACCACCTGCTCCATCTGCCTGGAGTATTTCCAGGACCCCGTGCTCATCCCGGAGTGCGGCCACAACTTCTGCCGGGGCTGCTTGACCCGCAGTTGGGGCACGTCGGAATCGGAGGCTTCCTGTCCCCAGTGCAGACAGACCTTCGCGCCGCGCAGCGTCCTCCCCAACAGGCAGCTGGCGCGGGTGGCTGAAGTGGCCAAGCGATGCGGGGATCCTTGGGGTGAGGAGGGAAGGAGCTTCTGCTCGAAGCACCGGGAGCCCCTCAAGCTCTTTTGTAAGGACGACGAGACCCTCATCTGCTTGGTCTGCTTGCTCTCCAAAGAGCACAAGGGCCACTCGGCAATCCCTGCGGAGGAGGCTTTCCCGGAATACCAG ATCAATGCTGAGGATTGCCTGAAGGTTCAGaaggagcagaaagaaaaaatatctacatACAAAAGAGACACAGAGCAAACAGTGCAGGAAATGCTT GACATGATGAAAGAagtgaaaaaaaatgtaatggCTGAATTCAGAGAGCTACAACTCTTGCTAGAAGCACAGGAGAAGCTCCTATTGACTAGAATGGAAGAAACAGAGAAGGATCTTATGGCAAGAAAGGAGAAGGGTTTAGCCGAGCACATGGAGGAACTCGGCTCTCTTGACGATCTCATCCAGGAGATAGAAGAGAAGCTTCAGCAGCCAGCCAGCAAACTCTTACAG gACATTGGAAGCATCTTGAAAAA GTACCAGGATAAGAAAACGTATGAGAATCCAGTGGATTTATTTCTAGAGCCGAAGAGGGCAATCTGGGATTACAATGATGTCCCTGCGCTTCTGAAAAGGGCCAATAAAAAATTGAGAG ATACTCTGGAAAGTGTACTTCAACTACAGGAAG AGAATGTAACTCTGGATCCATGTGCAGTCGATCCTAACAGCCTTCAAATCTCCGGAGATCAAAAAAGCATTGTAGGATTTCTTATAGGTACTGCAATATATTCTCCTTGTTACACATACATCCAAAGATATGAATATAATCCTTATGTCCTTGGCTGTCAGACGTTCTCAACTGGGAGACACTTCTGGGAGGTAATTGTAGGAGATGGAACAGAATGGGGTGTAGGGGTTGCCAAAAAGCCAGAGAATATAACAAATGATTATCGGCCGACCAGTTGCTGGAAGATTGGGGAATGGGAAGGGAAATACATGGCCAAGTCTCCATCAGAATGGTCTGATCTGGTCCTGACTGAGAGGCCCACGAGGATCCGGGTCTCTCTCAACTGCGAAGAAGGGAaactgaatttttttgattccaggACATTAACTCAGCTCCATACATTCTCTGACCCTTCCTTGGTTGGAGAGACCCTTTGGCCCTGTTTCTATTTCACCATCAACTCCCGCATGACCCTCCCCTAA